A stretch of the Vulcanisaeta souniana JCM 11219 genome encodes the following:
- the asnS gene encoding asparagine--tRNA ligase, whose product MSIKDVFNLSEGTEVTVRGWIYRKRELRDKIFLVVRDGSGIVQAVINKSDQDLSSIASKLNVESSLVLTGVIKREPRAPGGAEIHVKSINWYYAGYAFPINEDAAKADSEYLFDVRHLWIRSRKMWAVLRVRHTVFGAIHEFFRSRGYYEVQGPMFVSAAVEGGSTLFPVKYFDREDVYLTQSSQFYLEVLIYALERVYTIAPSFRAEPSRTRRHLTEFWHAEAEEAWLQFDGLLNLLEDLITYIVNKVLEERQDELKLLNRDAKVLENVKPPFQRVSYDEAINILQSKGVGIKWGDDIGADEERVLTLQFDKPILLHHFPEQIKAFYHRNDPSRPETTLSVDVLAPEGYGEIVGGGERIYDYEELISKIKRFGLKPEDYDWYLDLRRYGSVPHAGFGLGIDRLIMWICGLEHIRDAVPFPRDIRRIKP is encoded by the coding sequence ATGAGTATAAAGGACGTTTTCAATCTAAGTGAGGGAACCGAGGTTACCGTGAGAGGCTGGATCTACAGGAAGAGGGAGTTAAGGGATAAAATATTTCTTGTGGTTAGGGATGGAAGCGGCATAGTTCAGGCGGTAATTAATAAGTCTGACCAAGACCTGTCGAGTATTGCCTCAAAGTTAAATGTAGAGTCGTCATTGGTACTGACTGGTGTAATCAAGAGGGAACCAAGGGCTCCTGGCGGTGCAGAGATCCACGTTAAGAGCATTAACTGGTACTACGCCGGTTATGCGTTCCCGATAAACGAAGACGCCGCTAAGGCAGACAGCGAGTACCTATTTGACGTCAGGCACCTTTGGATTAGGAGCAGGAAAATGTGGGCGGTGCTCAGGGTTAGGCATACCGTATTTGGTGCAATTCATGAGTTCTTTAGGTCTAGGGGTTATTATGAGGTTCAGGGGCCCATGTTCGTGTCAGCAGCTGTTGAGGGCGGCTCCACCTTATTCCCGGTTAAGTACTTCGACAGGGAGGACGTTTACCTAACCCAGTCATCCCAATTCTACCTAGAGGTCCTGATCTATGCCCTGGAGAGGGTATACACCATAGCACCCAGTTTTAGGGCTGAGCCCTCAAGGACTAGGAGACACCTAACCGAGTTTTGGCATGCCGAGGCTGAGGAGGCTTGGTTGCAATTCGACGGGTTGCTCAACCTACTTGAGGACTTAATAACATATATTGTTAATAAGGTTCTTGAGGAAAGGCAGGATGAATTGAAATTGTTGAATAGGGATGCTAAGGTTCTTGAGAATGTTAAACCGCCTTTCCAAAGGGTTAGTTATGACGAGGCCATCAACATACTTCAGTCCAAGGGAGTGGGCATTAAGTGGGGCGATGACATAGGTGCTGATGAGGAGAGGGTACTAACACTGCAGTTTGATAAGCCAATACTGCTTCACCACTTCCCTGAGCAGATCAAGGCATTCTACCATAGGAATGATCCAAGTAGGCCAGAAACCACTCTAAGCGTTGATGTACTTGCCCCTGAGGGCTATGGGGAGATCGTTGGCGGTGGTGAGCGCATCTATGATTATGAGGAGTTGATTAGCAAGATTAAGAGGTTCGGTTTGAAGCCTGAGGACTATGATTGGTACCTAGACCTAAGGAGGTATGGTTCAGTACCGCACGCAGGTTTTGGGCTTGGTATTGACAGGCTGATCATGTGGATCTGCGGTCTCGAGCACATTAGAGACGCAGTGCCATTCCCACGAGACATAAGGCGCATTAAACCATAG
- a CDS encoding DUF1512 domain-containing protein translates to MGILVVLQHILLQVGLGSSQSSFWNLISTILWIVILILFLTPYFQNYMSIMWFSYSVGNFLTSLSKLITNNVNLVISHIDQLLKSNGSPQPTNRGNIEKIVQDLMEFVVIEPVNAEPTGLMRTLKLLVTTYNEKLESSIKTLLPSVDKPLVQNVVDAVDGLRELNYIYKVIMHYYKLSNKYKNPYLMLQVYMLLPIIKEYVNALNGAISTFLKGQPVGDAAGPLTVYRFMRSCSGASEITHNVRDTYIGLCNFEGRRVYVIKARGPGGTVGSLDDGITYLVERVGVRPKLIITVDAALKLEGEKTGSIAEGIGVAMGGIGVERFNIERTASKYDIPLYAVLIKMGLPEALSAMSKDVENAVNEAVERVKRVIRESVREGEEVILIGVGNTGGVAQ, encoded by the coding sequence ATGGGAATACTCGTGGTTTTACAACATATACTACTGCAGGTTGGATTGGGAAGTAGCCAAAGCAGTTTTTGGAATTTGATCTCCACAATACTCTGGATCGTAATACTAATACTATTCCTCACGCCCTACTTCCAGAATTACATGTCAATAATGTGGTTTTCATACAGCGTGGGCAACTTCCTCACCAGCCTAAGTAAGTTAATAACTAACAATGTTAACCTGGTTATTAGCCATATTGATCAGTTACTGAAGTCAAACGGTTCGCCCCAGCCAACAAATAGGGGTAATATTGAGAAAATCGTGCAGGATTTGATGGAATTTGTGGTGATAGAGCCTGTGAATGCGGAGCCCACTGGGCTCATGAGGACTCTTAAGTTATTGGTGACGACGTATAATGAGAAGCTGGAGAGTTCGATAAAGACATTATTGCCGAGCGTCGATAAGCCACTCGTGCAGAATGTGGTTGATGCAGTTGATGGCTTGAGGGAATTAAACTATATATACAAGGTAATTATGCATTACTATAAGTTGAGCAATAAGTACAAGAATCCATACCTAATGCTTCAGGTCTACATGTTGTTACCAATTATTAAGGAGTATGTAAACGCGCTCAATGGGGCAATATCCACGTTCCTAAAGGGACAACCAGTTGGTGATGCAGCCGGTCCCCTAACCGTATATAGGTTCATGAGGAGTTGCTCCGGCGCTTCCGAAATAACGCACAACGTTAGGGATACCTACATAGGCCTTTGCAACTTTGAGGGTAGGAGGGTATACGTCATTAAGGCAAGGGGTCCTGGGGGCACAGTTGGTAGTCTTGATGATGGAATAACATACCTAGTGGAGAGGGTTGGGGTTAGGCCTAAGTTGATAATTACCGTAGATGCGGCATTAAAGCTTGAGGGTGAGAAGACGGGCTCCATTGCAGAGGGTATAGGTGTTGCCATGGGTGGCATTGGTGTTGAGAGATTTAACATTGAGAGGACGGCTAGTAAATACGACATACCTCTCTATGCCGTGTTGATTAAGATGGGGTTGCCTGAGGCGTTATCTGCGATGTCCAAGGACGTGGAGAATGCCGTTAATGAGGCTGTGGAGAGGGTTAAGAGGGTCATTAGGGAGAGTGTCAGGGAGGGTGAGGAGGTAATACTGATTGGTGTTGGTAACACGGGTGGTGTCGCCCAGTAA
- a CDS encoding TIGR04084 family radical SAM/SPASM domain-containing protein — translation MLWLVFTTGACNLRCTYCGGSFEPHVVPWRVTYDINKLRHLVENDKDATVIFYGGEPLLNPGFIMRVMDNVKARRFGIQTNGTLVNLLPRDYWSRMDVVLLSIDGREDVTDANRGRGVYRTVVNAFNYLRNTGVGRIIARMTVTELTDIYKDVTQLLSIGFDYVHWQLNVIWTDRWDVKTWADNNYLPGIRKLVDLFLKKAEEGRVLGIVPILGVLSAYLFKPYEGPPCGAGYRAVAVSTDGRVLACPIAVRERWAILGNVNNGFKLMNIRLPERCMKCELRPYCGGRCLYALMEGERYWGKDDIEVVDYITRETIKSILTIAPRIKELTNKGVIRNHELMYDPVLDSTEVIP, via the coding sequence ATGTTATGGTTAGTATTCACAACAGGTGCCTGCAACCTAAGGTGCACATACTGTGGAGGCTCATTTGAACCCCACGTGGTGCCCTGGAGGGTAACCTATGATATCAACAAACTTAGGCATTTAGTAGAAAACGACAAAGACGCTACTGTGATATTTTACGGCGGTGAACCACTCCTTAACCCAGGCTTCATAATGAGGGTCATGGATAATGTTAAGGCAAGGCGGTTTGGTATCCAAACAAATGGTACCCTCGTTAATTTACTGCCCAGGGATTATTGGAGTAGGATGGATGTCGTTCTACTATCAATTGATGGCAGGGAGGATGTAACTGACGCTAATAGGGGTAGGGGTGTTTATAGGACTGTTGTTAATGCATTCAATTACCTAAGGAACACTGGGGTTGGGAGGATTATTGCTAGGATGACCGTTACGGAATTAACGGATATCTATAAGGACGTAACCCAACTACTAAGCATCGGCTTTGATTACGTCCACTGGCAACTAAATGTCATATGGACAGACAGGTGGGACGTAAAAACCTGGGCAGACAACAATTACCTACCAGGGATTAGGAAACTGGTGGATTTATTCCTAAAAAAGGCTGAGGAAGGCAGGGTACTGGGCATAGTACCAATACTGGGTGTACTAAGCGCATACCTATTCAAGCCGTATGAAGGACCGCCCTGCGGCGCCGGCTATAGGGCAGTCGCCGTGTCAACAGACGGCAGGGTACTGGCATGCCCAATAGCCGTTAGAGAGAGGTGGGCGATTCTCGGTAATGTGAACAATGGGTTTAAGTTAATGAACATAAGACTACCTGAAAGGTGCATGAAGTGCGAACTCAGGCCCTACTGCGGTGGTAGGTGCCTATACGCTTTAATGGAAGGTGAGAGGTACTGGGGTAAGGACGACATTGAGGTTGTGGATTATATAACAAGGGAAACCATAAAATCAATACTAACAATAGCGCCTCGGATCAAGGAACTAACTAACAAGGGCGTTATTAGGAACCATGAACTGATGTACGATCCAGTACTAGACTCGACAGAAGTGATACCGTGA
- a CDS encoding DUF6092 family protein, with the protein MSSESVELRERILEYLAFLSSSASGLFVEPKEYGPLRCIDAMKRFIDLVLSLGIIKDEELLKDLQEMEKELDKGVVLLMYSAEEFAKFVSDINKELARKVKQSLNI; encoded by the coding sequence ATGAGTAGTGAAAGTGTTGAGTTAAGGGAGAGGATCCTCGAGTACCTAGCCTTTCTATCATCAAGTGCCTCGGGCCTTTTCGTGGAGCCTAAGGAGTATGGTCCATTAAGATGTATTGATGCTATGAAAAGGTTCATAGACCTAGTACTAAGTCTCGGAATTATAAAGGACGAGGAATTACTAAAGGACCTGCAGGAGATGGAAAAGGAGTTAGATAAAGGCGTTGTACTACTGATGTATAGTGCCGAAGAGTTCGCAAAATTTGTATCAGATATAAATAAGGAGCTCGCAAGAAAGGTAAAACAATCTTTAAATATATAA
- a CDS encoding nitroreductase family protein — translation MNEQYSSSKFSVLSEIIMSRRTIRDFEDKDVPRDVIVKILDVARWSPSGSNLQDWRFVIIRDKKLIKALKMFSPGWIGRGSPTVIVICSDRKWAYEKGGILGGDTMYLIHAGIVLQSIALLAYSLGLGTNPILSFSKDAIKELLKLPEDWEPIILLLIGYPRSIPEPTPRLPLDKLTLWMGG, via the coding sequence ATGAATGAGCAATATTCTTCCAGTAAATTCTCCGTTCTTTCCGAGATCATAATGTCCAGAAGGACCATAAGGGACTTTGAGGATAAGGATGTCCCTAGAGACGTAATAGTTAAGATACTTGATGTTGCCAGGTGGTCACCATCAGGTAGTAACCTCCAGGATTGGAGATTCGTGATAATTCGAGATAAGAAGTTAATTAAGGCATTAAAAATGTTCTCGCCGGGATGGATAGGCAGAGGTTCACCTACTGTTATTGTTATATGTTCTGATAGGAAATGGGCTTATGAGAAGGGTGGTATCCTGGGTGGGGACACTATGTACTTGATCCACGCCGGCATAGTCCTCCAGTCAATAGCATTGCTTGCGTACTCACTGGGATTAGGAACAAATCCAATACTATCCTTCTCCAAGGATGCCATAAAGGAATTACTGAAGTTACCTGAGGACTGGGAACCAATAATACTGCTCCTAATCGGCTACCCAAGGTCAATACCAGAACCAACGCCTAGATTACCCCTTGATAAATTAACCCTATGGATGGGTGGGTAA
- a CDS encoding purine-cytosine permease family protein, giving the protein MSSPDSTRHKRFTFDDYSLEEVPITERYGLYNLFLTLSASFGAIAVLFAGGVLGGGLNFVGATIAVLTGGTTVLAIIGALSGAIGAYSGLSTYVGWRFPFGRAGGKILGFALITITTGIGWFAVESWFFGVVMNEIFPHNPFFSVWAAALWGGALMILSTYIGYRALSFLSYFILPQHVWLVAVGLLLAISIHGGWGAVLTAVPKSHMTLTEAITDTVGLYIAGSLIAPDITRFARRARDAVTAWVLHMYVFYPFLILGAVAIVLLTGSVIITEDMLKLGMGVGVLLIIVLGQWIINTVNLYSGSLSFTNAVPIRRDYSSVIIGIVGTLLAAYWGYTAGASLAPFESFISLLGSLLPAAGGSVFAEFFVVKPYLDGIKDPKQRFKLEAGKEYPEVNLVGLLSFSIGAIVGIFVPIGIAAINAILTAFAAHLLLAYIFKKAHMKYEFGKYVYRGGVVR; this is encoded by the coding sequence ATGTCATCTCCGGACTCAACACGACATAAGCGCTTTACGTTTGATGACTACTCTCTTGAGGAGGTACCAATAACGGAAAGATACGGACTTTATAATTTGTTCCTGACATTGAGTGCATCGTTTGGTGCAATAGCTGTCCTGTTTGCTGGCGGTGTTCTTGGCGGTGGGCTTAATTTCGTTGGCGCAACAATAGCTGTTTTAACCGGAGGCACAACTGTATTGGCTATAATAGGTGCGCTCAGCGGCGCTATTGGTGCTTATTCCGGTTTATCCACGTACGTTGGTTGGAGGTTCCCATTCGGTAGGGCTGGCGGTAAGATCCTGGGATTTGCATTAATAACAATAACAACGGGCATTGGTTGGTTCGCAGTGGAGAGTTGGTTCTTTGGTGTTGTAATGAATGAAATATTCCCGCACAATCCATTCTTCTCCGTGTGGGCAGCAGCATTGTGGGGAGGCGCATTGATGATTTTATCAACGTATATAGGCTATAGGGCGTTATCATTCCTAAGTTACTTCATACTACCGCAACATGTGTGGCTAGTTGCCGTGGGTCTTCTTCTGGCGATATCCATACATGGTGGATGGGGTGCAGTATTAACGGCAGTACCCAAGTCGCACATGACCCTTACAGAGGCGATAACAGACACGGTGGGTTTGTACATAGCCGGTTCATTAATAGCCCCTGACATAACTAGGTTTGCCAGGAGGGCCAGGGATGCGGTGACAGCATGGGTACTGCATATGTACGTATTCTACCCATTCCTGATACTGGGTGCTGTGGCTATAGTACTATTAACGGGTAGTGTGATAATAACTGAGGACATGCTTAAGCTGGGTATGGGTGTTGGCGTCTTGCTAATAATAGTGCTTGGTCAGTGGATAATAAATACGGTTAACTTATATAGCGGTAGCCTAAGTTTCACAAATGCTGTACCAATTAGGAGGGATTACTCCTCAGTGATAATAGGTATAGTAGGCACATTATTGGCGGCTTATTGGGGCTATACCGCAGGTGCCTCGTTAGCGCCCTTCGAGAGCTTCATATCATTACTAGGTTCATTACTGCCGGCGGCTGGTGGTTCCGTCTTTGCGGAATTTTTCGTAGTAAAGCCTTATCTTGATGGTATTAAGGATCCAAAGCAACGCTTTAAGTTAGAGGCAGGTAAGGAATACCCTGAGGTAAACCTAGTGGGATTATTATCTTTCTCCATTGGTGCTATAGTCGGTATATTCGTACCCATTGGTATTGCGGCAATAAACGCAATACTTACGGCATTTGCAGCGCACTTATTGTTGGCGTATATATTTAAGAAGGCGCATATGAAATATGAGTTTGGAAAATACGTATATAGGGGTGGGGTGGTTAGATGA
- a CDS encoding hydantoinase/oxoprolinase N-terminal domain-containing protein, which produces MTKYKIGIDVGSTHTDAVILDENNIIHAEKTMTTPDVTTGIINALRVVLERSGINVDDVATVMFGTTHILNAIVQRRGLGKVGVIRVGLPATEAIEPMLDWPSDLRSTVNGGIAMIRGGHDYTGEPLADFDENSVKNALRTFVENKVNAIAVTSVWSVVNPEHELRIRELANELVPGLPVVLSHEISSIGLLERENATILNAATINVMINAVNALRTALINMGLGHAKMYFAQNDGTTASADYITKFPIFTVIAPVSNSIRGAYVLTGIKNAIVADTGGTTTNIGALVNGYPREALEVEIGGVRTNIRAPDIIAIGLAGGSIVEVRDGDVKVGPVSVGYRLIYEGIAWGGDTITATDIALAKDAMKIDDPKCNPELARSKIPSWLVERAYAKMVEMLEDALDRIKLRPEPETVILVGGGSAMWPKTLRGAREVIRPGHAQYANAIGAATALVGAVVEKAYSYEQVSRDKAIQDASEEARKRAIEAGADPSTIEVAEIEEIAMPYLPGNAVKIRIKAVGKLKL; this is translated from the coding sequence ATGACTAAATATAAAATAGGAATTGATGTTGGAAGTACGCATACAGATGCCGTAATACTTGATGAAAATAATATCATACATGCAGAGAAGACTATGACGACGCCAGACGTAACGACAGGGATAATAAATGCGTTAAGGGTTGTCCTTGAGAGGTCGGGTATTAATGTGGACGATGTTGCGACCGTGATGTTCGGCACAACGCATATATTAAACGCAATAGTTCAGCGTAGAGGCCTTGGTAAGGTTGGAGTCATTAGGGTTGGATTACCAGCTACCGAGGCTATTGAACCAATGCTCGATTGGCCAAGTGACTTAAGATCTACAGTGAATGGAGGAATTGCAATGATAAGAGGTGGACACGATTATACAGGCGAACCGCTGGCTGACTTTGATGAGAACTCTGTAAAGAATGCATTAAGGACATTCGTCGAGAATAAGGTAAATGCGATTGCCGTAACGTCCGTCTGGTCTGTCGTTAATCCGGAACATGAGTTAAGAATTAGGGAATTAGCCAATGAATTAGTACCTGGTTTACCCGTTGTTTTATCTCATGAAATAAGTTCAATAGGACTATTAGAAAGGGAGAACGCGACAATCCTGAATGCAGCGACTATTAATGTAATGATTAATGCAGTCAACGCATTAAGAACTGCCTTAATTAATATGGGCCTTGGTCACGCTAAAATGTATTTTGCTCAGAACGACGGAACAACAGCTTCGGCGGATTATATAACAAAGTTCCCAATATTCACAGTAATAGCACCGGTATCAAATAGTATACGAGGTGCTTACGTACTTACAGGCATAAAGAACGCTATAGTTGCTGATACAGGTGGTACAACAACAAACATAGGTGCCTTGGTGAATGGTTATCCTAGGGAGGCGCTGGAGGTCGAGATTGGTGGTGTTAGGACGAATATAAGGGCGCCAGACATAATCGCAATAGGGCTCGCTGGCGGTAGTATTGTCGAGGTTAGGGACGGGGACGTTAAGGTGGGCCCAGTTAGTGTTGGTTATAGATTAATTTATGAGGGCATTGCATGGGGTGGCGACACGATTACCGCAACAGATATTGCATTGGCTAAGGACGCAATGAAGATAGATGATCCGAAATGCAACCCAGAACTGGCAAGGAGTAAGATACCAAGTTGGCTTGTTGAGAGGGCTTATGCTAAGATGGTTGAGATGCTTGAGGATGCCCTTGATAGGATAAAGTTAAGGCCTGAGCCAGAAACCGTTATCCTTGTTGGTGGTGGTTCGGCCATGTGGCCTAAAACGTTAAGAGGTGCTCGTGAAGTTATAAGACCTGGACATGCGCAATATGCAAATGCCATAGGTGCCGCCACGGCCCTTGTGGGTGCCGTGGTCGAGAAGGCCTACTCATATGAGCAGGTTTCAAGGGATAAGGCAATACAGGATGCAAGTGAGGAAGCCAGGAAAAGAGCTATTGAAGCTGGTGCTGATCCTTCCACGATCGAGGTGGCGGAAATCGAGGAAATAGCAATGCCATACCTACCGGGTAATGCGGTAAAGATTAGAATTAAGGCAGTTGGAAAACTAAAACTATAG